The Tumebacillus sp. BK434 genome includes a window with the following:
- the ftsY gene encoding signal recognition particle-docking protein FtsY, whose translation MGFFSKFKEGLTKTRDALMGKVESIISFGRKIDEEFYEELEEALIMADVGVNTVMDIMDELRSEVKKRKLSEAEELRPVLKDILVRLMGEQNGDLQTSPDGLTVILFVGVNGVGKTTTIGKLAHQFKSQGQKVVLAAGDTFRAGAIEQLEVWGKRAGVDVIKQQAGSDPAAVIYDGIQAARSRKADVLLCDTAGRLQNKANLMEELNKIYRVIKREVPDAPHETLLVLDATTGQNALQQAKLFGESTGVTGLVLTKLDGTAKGGIVIAIRKELSIPVKLVGLGEKMEDLMPFDAQDFIDALFAKSDEKPQE comes from the coding sequence ATGGGATTTTTCAGCAAATTTAAAGAAGGCCTGACCAAAACGCGCGACGCGCTAATGGGCAAAGTCGAATCGATCATCTCTTTTGGCCGCAAGATCGACGAGGAGTTCTATGAGGAGCTCGAAGAAGCGCTGATCATGGCCGATGTCGGCGTCAACACCGTCATGGACATCATGGACGAACTGCGCTCCGAAGTGAAAAAGCGCAAGCTCTCCGAAGCTGAAGAGCTGCGTCCGGTCTTGAAAGACATCCTCGTACGCCTGATGGGCGAGCAGAACGGCGACCTGCAGACGTCTCCGGACGGCCTGACCGTCATCCTCTTTGTCGGGGTCAACGGCGTCGGCAAGACGACGACGATCGGCAAGCTCGCTCACCAGTTCAAGTCGCAAGGTCAAAAAGTCGTCTTGGCAGCCGGTGACACCTTCCGCGCCGGGGCGATCGAACAGCTCGAAGTGTGGGGCAAGCGCGCCGGCGTCGACGTGATCAAGCAGCAGGCAGGCTCCGACCCGGCCGCCGTCATCTACGACGGCATTCAGGCGGCGCGCTCGCGCAAAGCGGACGTTTTGCTCTGCGATACGGCGGGCCGCCTGCAGAACAAAGCCAACCTGATGGAAGAGCTGAACAAGATCTATCGCGTCATCAAGCGCGAGGTGCCGGATGCGCCGCACGAGACCCTGCTCGTGCTCGACGCGACGACCGGTCAGAACGCCCTGCAGCAGGCCAAGCTGTTCGGCGAGTCGACCGGCGTGACCGGCCTCGTTCTGACCAAGCTCGACGGCACGGCGAAAGGCGGCATCGTCATCGCGATCCGCAAAGAGCTGTCGATCCCGGTCAAACTGGTCGGGCTCGGGGAAAAGATGGAAGATCTGATGCCGTTTGACGCGCAGGATTTCATCGATGCGCTGTTCGCCAAGAGCGACGAAAAGCCGCAAGAATAA
- the ylxM gene encoding YlxM family DNA-binding protein, with translation MLEKTTQMNLLYDFYGVMLTEKQRQFVELYYLDDLSLAEIAEQFEISRQAVHDNLKRASAQLLDYEDKLRLVERFLHRMETRQQVLDLLEDLPEEKLAQLELLLDELIAE, from the coding sequence TTGTTAGAAAAGACCACCCAGATGAACCTGTTGTATGACTTTTACGGTGTCATGCTCACCGAAAAGCAACGGCAATTTGTCGAGCTGTACTACTTGGACGATCTGTCGCTTGCTGAGATCGCCGAGCAATTTGAGATCAGCCGTCAAGCGGTTCACGATAACCTCAAGCGCGCAAGCGCGCAGCTGCTCGATTACGAGGACAAGCTGCGCCTTGTCGAGCGTTTTCTGCACCGCATGGAGACTCGTCAGCAGGTCCTCGATCTGTTGGAAGATCTGCCGGAGGAGAAGCTCGCACAGCTGGAGCTTTTGCTCGATGAACTGATCGCTGAATAA
- the ffh gene encoding signal recognition particle protein produces MVFEGLANRLQDTFNRLRGKGKLGESDVKEAMREVRLALLEADVNFKVVKDFVEKVRERAVGQEVLQSLTPGQHVIKIVNEELTALMGGEQAKLAVTKPPTVIMMVGLQGAGKTTHVGKLARLLQKERKKPLLVAGDIYRPAAIKQLQVLGEQLDAEVFSLGDQVSPVEIAKQALHHAKIHGHDYVLIDTAGRLHIDEQLMDELQRVKSEVNPDEILLVVDAMTGQDAVNVAESFHNQLAVTGAILTKLDGDTRGGAALSIRAVTGIPIKYAGIGEKIDAIEPFHPDRMASRILGMGDVLTLIEKAQQNIDKDKAMEMERKLRNADFTLDDFLEQLQQVKQLGPLDQLLGMMPGMNKAMKGLQNANVDEKQIGRVEAIIRSMTPIERIEPKVIDSSRRKRIAKGSGTTVQDVNRLLKQFEEMQKMMKQFSGMAKKMKKGKKGKGFPKLPFM; encoded by the coding sequence ATGGTCTTCGAAGGATTAGCGAACCGATTGCAAGACACCTTCAACCGCCTGCGCGGCAAAGGGAAGCTGGGCGAATCGGACGTCAAAGAAGCCATGCGGGAAGTGCGGCTTGCCCTGCTCGAAGCGGACGTCAACTTTAAGGTCGTCAAGGACTTTGTTGAAAAGGTGCGCGAGCGTGCGGTCGGACAGGAAGTCCTGCAGAGCCTGACTCCGGGTCAACATGTCATCAAGATCGTCAACGAAGAATTAACCGCCTTGATGGGTGGCGAGCAGGCGAAGCTCGCCGTCACCAAGCCGCCCACCGTCATCATGATGGTTGGTCTGCAAGGTGCGGGCAAGACCACTCATGTCGGCAAGTTGGCGCGACTTCTGCAAAAAGAGCGCAAAAAGCCGCTGCTCGTCGCCGGTGACATCTATCGTCCGGCCGCGATCAAGCAGCTGCAGGTGCTGGGCGAACAGCTTGATGCTGAGGTCTTCTCGCTGGGCGATCAGGTATCGCCGGTGGAGATCGCCAAACAAGCGCTGCACCATGCGAAGATACACGGCCATGACTATGTGCTGATCGACACCGCCGGCCGCCTGCACATCGACGAACAGTTGATGGATGAGCTCCAGCGGGTCAAGAGCGAAGTCAATCCTGACGAGATTCTGCTTGTGGTCGACGCGATGACCGGGCAAGACGCGGTCAACGTCGCAGAGAGCTTCCATAACCAGCTCGCCGTAACCGGCGCGATCCTCACCAAGCTCGACGGCGATACCCGCGGCGGTGCTGCATTGTCCATCCGGGCGGTGACCGGCATCCCGATCAAATACGCGGGCATCGGCGAGAAGATCGACGCGATCGAACCGTTCCATCCCGACCGGATGGCATCACGCATCCTCGGCATGGGCGACGTGCTTACCTTGATCGAAAAGGCGCAACAGAACATCGACAAGGACAAAGCGATGGAGATGGAGCGCAAACTGCGCAACGCAGACTTCACGCTCGATGACTTCCTCGAACAACTGCAACAGGTCAAGCAACTGGGGCCGCTGGATCAACTGCTCGGGATGATGCCCGGCATGAACAAAGCGATGAAGGGTCTGCAAAACGCCAACGTGGACGAAAAGCAGATCGGACGTGTCGAAGCGATCATCCGCTCGATGACGCCGATCGAGCGCATCGAACCGAAGGTGATCGACTCCTCGCGCCGCAAGCGCATCGCCAAAGGCAGCGGGACGACCGTTCAGGACGTCAACCGCCTGCTCAAGCAGTTCGAAGAGATGCAGAAAATGATGAAACAGTTCTCCGGAATGGCCAAGAAGATGAAAAAAGGGAAAAAGGGCAAGGGCTTCCCGAAGCTCCCGTTCATGTAA
- the rpsP gene encoding 30S ribosomal protein S16 has protein sequence MAVKIRLKRMGQKKAPFYRVVVADSRSPRDGRFIEEIGTYNPVTQPAQINIDEEKAIKWLNDGAQPSDTVKNLFSKTGILKKVHEAKAGK, from the coding sequence ATGGCAGTTAAGATTCGTCTGAAGCGTATGGGTCAAAAGAAAGCTCCGTTCTACCGTGTAGTCGTAGCTGATTCCCGTTCTCCGCGCGATGGTCGTTTCATCGAGGAGATCGGTACCTATAACCCGGTAACTCAACCGGCTCAAATCAACATCGACGAAGAGAAAGCGATCAAATGGCTGAACGACGGTGCACAACCGTCCGACACCGTGAAGAACCTCTTCTCGAAAACCGGCATCCTCAAGAAAGTCCACGAAGCAAAAGCTGGCAAGTAA
- a CDS encoding KH domain-containing protein gives MKQLVETIAKALVDHPEEVRVNEIVSEKAIVFELSVAPSDMGKIIGKQGRVAKSLRTVVSAAALQEQKRVTIEIV, from the coding sequence ATGAAGCAATTGGTCGAAACGATCGCCAAGGCACTTGTGGATCACCCGGAGGAAGTGCGGGTCAATGAGATTGTGAGCGAGAAGGCCATCGTGTTTGAATTATCGGTAGCGCCCTCAGATATGGGGAAAATTATCGGCAAACAAGGACGGGTTGCAAAGTCGCTCCGCACGGTTGTGTCGGCTGCAGCTTTGCAAGAGCAGAAACGTGTCACGATCGAAATTGTGTAA
- a CDS encoding YlqD family protein, translated as MLNLRVPVQVKIILTEDTKAQITGEINQAIQGIQRELDQIDFQSRKALQDAEKNGPQAVNAVQARINQEVGMRMERREQMMQQLVQIQQSPIGSEIPGGQIDTNVEVRVGDVWEDVIHGTEIVLRDGMVVEIRRAGDHA; from the coding sequence GTGTTAAACCTCAGAGTCCCGGTACAAGTGAAAATTATCCTGACTGAAGATACAAAAGCACAAATCACAGGCGAGATCAATCAAGCGATCCAAGGCATCCAGCGCGAACTGGATCAGATCGATTTCCAATCCCGCAAAGCGCTGCAAGACGCCGAGAAAAACGGCCCGCAAGCGGTGAACGCGGTACAAGCCCGCATCAACCAGGAAGTGGGCATGCGCATGGAGCGCCGTGAGCAGATGATGCAGCAGCTGGTGCAGATCCAGCAAAGCCCGATCGGCTCCGAGATCCCGGGCGGCCAGATCGATACCAACGTTGAAGTCCGCGTCGGCGATGTTTGGGAAGATGTGATCCACGGCACCGAGATCGTGTTGCGCGACGGCATGGTCGTGGAAATTCGTCGAGCAGGTGATCACGCTTGA